One segment of Capnocytophaga sp. oral taxon 878 DNA contains the following:
- a CDS encoding HAD family hydrolase, giving the protein MEEKNYKEKLKDITTFIFDVDGVFTNTQVFVNNDGDLLRSMNMKDGFALKTAVSKGYTVCIITGGGNIGVQKRFENLGVTDIYMLRHEKLATFLEYQKSKGLRTEQILYMGDDIPDIPPMQHSGLATCPQDAVPEVKAAAHYISHRNGGEGAVRDVIEQVLKVRGDWFTF; this is encoded by the coding sequence ATGGAAGAAAAGAATTATAAAGAAAAACTCAAAGATATCACCACCTTCATCTTTGATGTTGATGGGGTCTTCACCAACACCCAAGTATTTGTCAATAATGATGGCGACCTGCTTCGCAGTATGAATATGAAAGACGGATTTGCACTGAAAACAGCCGTTTCCAAAGGCTATACCGTTTGCATCATTACCGGAGGCGGCAACATAGGAGTACAAAAACGCTTTGAAAATCTTGGCGTAACCGATATCTATATGCTACGCCACGAAAAGCTCGCCACTTTCTTAGAATACCAAAAAAGCAAAGGATTGCGTACCGAGCAAATCCTCTATATGGGTGATGATATCCCCGATATTCCACCTATGCAACACTCGGGATTAGCCACTTGCCCACAAGATGCCGTACCCGAAGTAAAAGCAGCAGCCCACTACATATCACACCGCAATGGCGGAGAAGGGGCTGTTCGCGATGTTATTGAGCAAGTACTCAAAGTACGCGGCGATTGGTTCACCTTTTAA
- a CDS encoding Rossmann-like and DUF2520 domain-containing protein — MNISIIGAGNMAYQLAHALLSLPQVTITQLYSRSSFSAEFSHLQIEKITNLSQLRPADLCILAVKDDAIASVSAALPFKNQLVVHTSGNTDMLSISSQNRRGVLYPLQTMSKQTFVNFSQVPFCLEAENPTDYQLLHHLASLLSTQIYPLSSYQRKILHVAAVFLNNFTNHLVHISQQICQKEQVPFKILEPLLTETFAKLQKIPAYEAQTGPARRNDTATIASHLSLLNETEKEIYQIITNSIINTYGRKEL; from the coding sequence ATGAATATTTCAATCATAGGCGCCGGTAATATGGCCTACCAGCTTGCCCACGCCCTCCTCTCCCTACCCCAAGTAACTATCACCCAGCTCTACAGCCGTAGCAGCTTCTCAGCCGAATTCTCACACCTACAAATCGAAAAAATAACCAATCTATCACAACTACGCCCTGCCGACCTCTGTATCCTCGCCGTAAAAGACGACGCCATAGCCAGCGTATCAGCAGCCCTACCCTTCAAAAACCAGTTAGTAGTCCATACCTCTGGCAATACCGATATGCTCTCTATCAGCAGCCAAAACAGGCGCGGAGTACTATACCCCCTCCAAACAATGAGTAAGCAAACATTCGTCAATTTTAGCCAAGTACCCTTCTGCTTAGAAGCCGAAAACCCTACCGACTATCAGCTCCTACACCACTTAGCCTCCCTGCTATCCACCCAAATATACCCCCTAAGCAGCTACCAACGCAAAATACTACACGTAGCAGCCGTATTCCTAAACAACTTCACCAACCACCTCGTACACATCAGCCAGCAAATATGCCAAAAAGAGCAAGTACCTTTCAAAATATTAGAACCCCTATTAACCGAAACCTTTGCCAAACTACAAAAAATACCCGCCTATGAAGCACAAACAGGACCCGCAAGGCGTAACGATACCGCCACCATAGCCAGCCACCTATCACTCTTAAACGAAACCGAGAAAGAAATATACCAGATAATTACAAATTCAATAATTAATACTTATGGAAGAAAAGAATTATAA
- a CDS encoding 4Fe-4S binding protein, with amino-acid sequence MAIIITDDCINCGACEPECPNNAIYEGADDWRYSDGTTLKGRVVLPSGLEVDADEPQQPLSDEYYFIVADKCTECIGFHDEPQCAAVCPVDCCVPDEAHEETEEELWAKKRFIHEE; translated from the coding sequence ATGGCTATAATAATAACTGACGATTGTATTAACTGTGGGGCTTGTGAGCCTGAATGTCCTAATAACGCTATTTATGAGGGGGCTGATGACTGGAGGTACTCGGACGGTACGACCCTGAAAGGGCGTGTGGTATTGCCCAGTGGGCTGGAGGTGGATGCTGATGAGCCACAACAACCGCTGAGTGATGAATACTACTTTATCGTGGCTGATAAATGTACTGAATGTATAGGGTTTCACGATGAGCCTCAATGTGCTGCAGTGTGTCCTGTGGACTGTTGTGTGCCTGATGAGGCACACGAGGAGACAGAAGAGGAATTATGGGCTAAAAAAAGGTTTATTCACGAGGAATAA
- a CDS encoding VWA domain-containing protein, whose translation MAEIQEPAIGAIAYKETYKEITENKFVAVAQQPVTTFSADVDRASYANVRRMIGYGQLPPADAVRIEEMVNYFDYDYPAPEEGATSPLRVSSELAPAPWNPKNLLLRIGLQAKHIDLAKAPSSNIVFLIDVSGSMYSSNKLPLLKSSFKLLLTQLKPTDRVAIVTYASGTRVALSSTPVKDKEKIINVLDGLEAEGSTSGSRGIQLAYKEAERNFIKGGNNRIILATDGDFNVGINNPKDLEKFIEEKRESGIYMSVLGFGMGNYRDDMAETIADKGNGNYAYIDDITEAKKVLVNEFAGTLFAVAKDVKLQLEFNPKYVKEYKLIGYENRMLANEDFTEDKKDAGEIGAGHTVTALYELVPADGKTSQSFRYQTQVLNEKGNGNELGFLKIRYKDPKVKDAKSVEITEPLVFHKKELKDTSVDFRFAASVAEFGILLRNNSNKAQASYGQVVELANGAIGRDEEGYRKEFVRLVKSAELLAK comes from the coding sequence ATGGCAGAAATTCAAGAGCCTGCTATAGGGGCTATTGCTTATAAGGAGACTTATAAAGAAATTACTGAGAATAAGTTTGTGGCTGTGGCTCAGCAACCAGTAACTACCTTTTCGGCAGATGTGGATAGGGCTTCATACGCTAATGTGCGCCGTATGATAGGTTATGGGCAATTGCCTCCAGCTGATGCGGTGCGCATAGAGGAGATGGTGAATTACTTTGATTATGATTATCCTGCTCCGGAAGAGGGTGCAACATCGCCACTGCGTGTGAGTTCGGAACTAGCACCTGCGCCTTGGAACCCTAAGAACTTATTACTTCGGATTGGATTACAAGCTAAACATATAGATTTGGCAAAAGCCCCTTCATCAAATATTGTCTTCTTGATAGATGTATCGGGCTCGATGTATAGTTCTAATAAATTACCTTTGTTAAAATCATCATTTAAGCTGCTGCTTACGCAGTTAAAACCTACTGACCGTGTGGCTATTGTTACTTATGCAAGTGGTACACGGGTGGCACTATCATCGACCCCTGTTAAAGATAAAGAAAAAATCATAAACGTATTGGATGGATTGGAAGCTGAAGGCTCGACTTCGGGCAGTAGAGGTATCCAGTTGGCTTATAAAGAGGCTGAACGCAACTTTATTAAAGGCGGAAATAACCGTATTATTTTGGCTACTGATGGAGATTTCAATGTAGGGATTAATAACCCGAAAGATTTAGAGAAATTCATAGAAGAGAAGCGAGAAAGCGGTATTTATATGTCGGTTTTGGGCTTTGGTATGGGGAACTATCGCGATGATATGGCAGAGACTATAGCAGATAAGGGCAATGGGAATTACGCTTATATAGACGATATTACAGAGGCTAAAAAGGTGTTGGTGAATGAGTTTGCTGGTACTTTATTTGCGGTAGCTAAAGATGTGAAGCTACAATTAGAGTTCAATCCTAAATATGTAAAAGAGTATAAATTAATAGGATATGAGAACCGTATGTTAGCCAATGAGGATTTTACTGAAGACAAAAAAGATGCTGGTGAAATAGGAGCAGGGCATACTGTTACAGCTCTTTATGAGTTAGTGCCTGCTGATGGGAAAACAAGTCAATCCTTCCGTTATCAGACCCAAGTGCTGAATGAAAAAGGGAATGGTAATGAGTTAGGATTTTTGAAGATACGCTATAAAGATCCTAAAGTGAAGGATGCGAAAAGTGTGGAGATAACAGAGCCTTTGGTGTTCCATAAGAAAGAGTTAAAGGATACTTCGGTAGATTTTCGTTTTGCTGCCAGTGTAGCTGAATTTGGTATTTTGTTGCGCAATAATAGCAATAAAGCCCAAGCAAGCTATGGACAGGTGGTAGAATTGGCAAATGGAGCTATAGGTAGAGATGAAGAAGGTTATAGAAAAGAATTTGTGCGCTTGGTAAAAAGTGCAGAATTATTAGCAAAATAA
- a CDS encoding DUF3857 domain-containing protein: MQTEKNELYSFVAAGDWTNSLSDSEIIELLVDTDFSREQTDEGRDYCYFLHKYSKVDNEVTSDYALMAYSLTQPENLERASMYDMVLEENEFFNIHRISVYRNGELIDKTGDTTIKVLDNESNSNRGIISSSKKLNFSIKDLHLDDILILEDTRTKVFTEKEFLRKDFTKYIYVTPDTYWAYGKYHFKFINNRNKQVAYKNVFFRDEEGNVLPSEVKYLAQGEAFEVLKYDYINPVDPNREIFPFVDLATDSTWKDLSNYIYPLYEEVFKAKLTDFAPDLVAKLDVMPTLDEKLQYAIEFVQNNIYYVYNADEMNGHKPQAPAITYQNKQGDCKAKCVLLKAILNYIGVESSVVLVNYNSDFYLKYYLPSLLSFNHVIVKINYEGKEYFIDATARNEYGKLENRAVISFCYFMEILPNQELQKRTPIKFEKFCIDEKIDLEVKDGKGKIELLTTYRYNRANSMRNYFKSSNKNERLDSWNSSLYYALNYVNDRKGKDFRDIFKEATLQIVKDDKTENEFVVKYEAIIEQPYFIDSEGKRFLMYYDGNILKNSIREHQHNDASFWHNYDSERYEIMLKTDENIDTKEKYTVQECDIQNEYFTHKTQKFITKNSGKVIVEYNPLVNVEITLDKLEPVRQDYHIMADSNFGIGIDVIEKGFFNSLKRLFK; this comes from the coding sequence GTGCAAACAGAAAAAAACGAATTATACAGCTTTGTAGCTGCTGGTGATTGGACTAACTCTTTATCAGACAGTGAAATAATAGAACTTTTAGTAGATACGGACTTCTCACGAGAACAAACAGATGAGGGGCGTGATTATTGTTATTTTTTGCATAAATACAGCAAAGTAGATAATGAGGTTACCTCTGACTATGCCTTGATGGCATACAGCCTTACACAGCCTGAAAACTTAGAGCGCGCTTCAATGTATGATATGGTATTGGAGGAGAATGAGTTTTTTAACATTCACCGTATCAGTGTGTATCGTAATGGTGAGCTTATAGATAAAACAGGCGATACTACCATTAAAGTATTGGACAATGAAAGCAATAGTAATAGAGGGATTATAAGCAGTTCAAAGAAACTGAATTTTTCAATAAAAGATCTTCACCTTGATGATATTTTAATATTGGAAGATACTCGTACTAAGGTGTTTACTGAAAAAGAGTTTTTACGTAAAGACTTTACTAAGTATATTTACGTAACTCCTGATACATATTGGGCTTATGGTAAATATCACTTTAAGTTTATTAATAACCGCAATAAGCAAGTAGCTTACAAGAATGTATTTTTCCGTGATGAAGAAGGTAATGTACTGCCCAGTGAAGTGAAATATTTGGCGCAAGGAGAAGCTTTTGAGGTATTGAAATATGATTATATCAATCCGGTAGACCCTAATCGTGAGATATTTCCGTTTGTAGACTTGGCTACAGATAGCACTTGGAAAGATCTTTCAAACTATATTTATCCGCTTTATGAAGAGGTGTTTAAAGCAAAGCTTACTGATTTTGCTCCTGATTTGGTAGCAAAACTAGATGTTATGCCTACCCTTGATGAGAAGTTACAATACGCTATAGAATTTGTACAAAATAACATCTATTATGTGTATAATGCCGATGAGATGAATGGGCATAAACCACAAGCACCAGCTATTACCTATCAGAATAAACAAGGTGACTGCAAGGCAAAATGTGTATTGCTAAAAGCTATATTGAACTATATAGGGGTAGAATCATCGGTAGTATTGGTGAATTACAATTCGGATTTCTATCTAAAATATTACTTACCATCATTATTGTCATTTAATCATGTAATAGTGAAGATAAACTATGAAGGTAAAGAGTATTTTATAGATGCTACTGCACGTAATGAATATGGCAAGCTAGAAAATCGAGCTGTTATCTCGTTCTGTTATTTTATGGAGATATTGCCTAACCAAGAGTTACAAAAGCGGACTCCTATTAAATTTGAGAAGTTTTGTATAGATGAGAAGATAGATTTGGAGGTGAAAGATGGTAAAGGTAAGATAGAGTTACTTACAACTTATCGTTATAACCGAGCAAATTCAATGCGGAACTATTTCAAATCAAGTAATAAGAATGAGCGTTTGGATAGTTGGAATAGTTCATTATACTATGCCTTAAACTATGTGAATGACCGCAAAGGAAAGGATTTTAGAGATATATTTAAAGAAGCTACTTTGCAAATAGTAAAAGATGATAAGACTGAAAATGAGTTTGTAGTAAAATATGAGGCTATTATTGAACAGCCTTACTTTATAGACTCGGAAGGGAAGCGCTTCTTGATGTATTATGATGGAAATATATTGAAAAATAGTATACGTGAACATCAGCATAATGATGCAAGTTTTTGGCATAATTACGATAGCGAGCGTTATGAAATAATGCTTAAAACAGATGAAAACATAGATACTAAGGAGAAATATACTGTACAGGAGTGTGATATTCAGAATGAGTATTTTACACATAAAACTCAGAAGTTTATTACTAAAAACTCTGGTAAAGTAATAGTAGAGTATAACCCCTTAGTGAATGTGGAGATTACTTTGGATAAATTGGAGCCTGTGCGTCAAGATTACCATATTATGGCTGATAGCAACTTTGGTATTGGTATTGATGTAATAGAAAAAGGTTTCTTTAACTCATTGAAACGATTGTTTAAATAA
- a CDS encoding phenylacetate--CoA ligase family protein → MNTLIPVIERQTEEEIKVFQEEKLRELVRYLNEKSIFYQKLFKEHHICVDDIRTLADLQKIPTTDKNDLQRENDAFRCVPKAAIVDYATTSGTMGTPVTFGLTDKDLDRLAYNEAISLACAGIKQGDVVQLMTTIDRRFMAGLAYFLGIRKLGASIIRVGAGIPELQWDSIQLYNPTYLIAVPSFVLKMIEYAEKNSIDYKKSSVKGIVCIGESLRNQDFTPTLLAQKITEKWKGVQLYSTYASTEMSTTFTECEYQHGGHHHPELIITEVLDDEGNPVPIGHSGELTITTLGVEGMPLLRFRTGDIVIMYTESCSCGRHTSRVSPVLGRKQQMIKYKGTTLYPPALMDLLTNFEAIENYIIEINTNDILTDEILIKIGTRIPTEAFKEQIVSHFRAKLRVVPKIEFCDIELLEQQLYPLGSRKPMKFVDRRKLIS, encoded by the coding sequence ATGAATACACTTATTCCAGTCATAGAAAGACAAACAGAGGAGGAAATAAAGGTTTTTCAGGAAGAAAAACTAAGAGAGTTAGTAAGGTATTTGAATGAGAAGTCTATTTTTTATCAAAAGCTTTTCAAAGAGCACCATATTTGTGTTGATGATATACGTACGCTTGCTGACTTACAAAAGATACCTACAACAGATAAGAATGATTTGCAGCGTGAGAATGATGCTTTTAGATGTGTTCCTAAAGCAGCAATAGTGGATTATGCTACAACATCGGGTACTATGGGTACTCCTGTAACTTTTGGACTTACTGATAAGGATTTAGATAGACTAGCGTATAATGAAGCCATTTCATTAGCTTGTGCAGGTATTAAACAAGGAGATGTAGTGCAACTAATGACAACTATTGATAGGCGGTTTATGGCGGGATTAGCTTACTTTTTAGGTATTCGGAAGTTAGGAGCAAGTATTATTAGGGTAGGGGCAGGGATACCTGAACTACAATGGGATTCAATCCAATTATATAACCCTACTTATCTAATAGCAGTGCCTTCGTTTGTACTGAAGATGATAGAATATGCTGAGAAGAATAGTATTGATTATAAAAAATCATCAGTAAAAGGAATAGTATGTATAGGAGAATCACTACGTAATCAGGACTTTACACCTACACTGCTTGCGCAGAAAATTACAGAAAAGTGGAAAGGAGTACAATTATATTCTACTTATGCTTCAACCGAGATGAGTACTACTTTTACTGAATGTGAGTACCAACATGGAGGTCACCATCACCCTGAGCTTATTATTACAGAAGTATTAGACGATGAGGGTAATCCAGTGCCTATTGGGCATAGTGGTGAGCTTACAATTACAACTTTAGGTGTGGAAGGGATGCCTTTGCTACGTTTTCGTACTGGTGATATAGTAATAATGTATACAGAAAGCTGCTCTTGCGGTAGGCATACCTCACGTGTAAGCCCTGTTCTAGGACGTAAACAGCAGATGATAAAGTATAAGGGTACAACTCTCTATCCACCAGCCTTAATGGATTTACTTACTAATTTTGAGGCAATAGAGAACTATATTATTGAAATAAACACTAATGATATACTTACTGATGAAATACTAATAAAGATAGGTACAAGAATACCTACTGAAGCTTTTAAGGAACAGATTGTGAGTCATTTTAGGGCAAAACTAAGGGTAGTGCCTAAAATAGAGTTTTGTGATATAGAGCTTTTGGAACAGCAACTCTATCCATTAGGTAGTAGAAAACCAATGAAGTTTGTAGATAGAAGAAAATTAATTAGTTAA
- a CDS encoding thioesterase family protein, with translation MIKPKETYKPTNLTESLIITVRFSETDPLGIVWHGNYIKYFEDGREAFGKKYGISYLDVEQYGYATPIIKTVCEHKKMVRYGEQLLIVTQYMATAAAKLIFQYNIYNQANELVCTGESIQVFTSLEDHTLSFYKPDFLIKWEKRLLLN, from the coding sequence ATGATAAAACCAAAAGAAACATATAAACCTACTAACCTTACTGAATCCCTTATTATTACAGTTCGATTTAGCGAAACTGACCCTTTAGGTATTGTATGGCACGGCAATTATATAAAATATTTTGAAGATGGACGTGAAGCCTTTGGAAAGAAATATGGCATCTCTTACCTAGATGTAGAGCAATATGGCTATGCTACCCCTATTATCAAAACTGTATGCGAACACAAAAAAATGGTACGTTATGGCGAACAGCTACTTATTGTAACTCAATATATGGCTACTGCTGCAGCTAAGCTCATCTTTCAATATAATATATATAACCAAGCAAATGAGTTAGTTTGCACTGGTGAAAGTATACAAGTATTTACTTCACTTGAAGACCACACACTTTCTTTCTACAAACCTGATTTTTTGATAAAATGGGAAAAAAGACTTCTTCTTAACTAA
- a CDS encoding ABC transporter permease, which translates to MLKSIKKEALLLLRDVGALIILFAMPLLLVVTITLLQDGAFKNISEQKTSILLVDNDKGKIANYIIQNFKGSAFDIKKELNNSPITEDTARKEVLQGNYLLAIVIPENLSNDLQTKVQTEVDIIINIFAGETTTSSYKTYSAKEICLYFDPTLQTSFKESVKSNIDKLLYQIENQFIYKTFESKLEESVKLPKTETLVTFREINPNMATAAIPNSTQHNVPGWALFAIFFITIPLSASIVKEKTQGTGLRLFTSPLPYWALLIAKIIIFLIISLLQFCLMVVIGVYVFPYLGLPILEVEGKLLSLLIVALASGLSAIGLGVLLGTLAKTQEQSAPLGATLTVLFAAIGGVWIPTFAMPHFMQLLSNISPMNWGLQAFYDILLRSGNLSSLFPKISALFLFFSSCILIAIYYDKTKRNI; encoded by the coding sequence ATGTTAAAATCTATAAAGAAAGAAGCTTTACTACTGCTACGAGATGTAGGAGCTCTTATTATCCTCTTTGCAATGCCATTGTTGTTAGTTGTTACTATTACATTACTACAAGATGGCGCTTTTAAAAACATTAGTGAACAGAAAACCTCTATTTTATTAGTTGATAATGACAAGGGAAAGATTGCTAATTATATCATTCAAAACTTTAAAGGAAGTGCTTTTGACATAAAAAAAGAACTTAACAATAGCCCTATTACTGAAGATACAGCTCGTAAAGAAGTACTACAAGGCAACTATCTACTTGCTATAGTTATCCCTGAAAACCTTTCTAATGATCTACAAACGAAAGTACAAACTGAAGTAGACATTATCATTAATATCTTTGCTGGTGAAACAACAACTTCTTCCTACAAAACCTACTCTGCTAAGGAAATATGTTTGTATTTTGATCCTACTCTACAAACTTCTTTTAAAGAGAGTGTTAAAAGCAATATTGACAAGTTACTATATCAAATTGAAAATCAATTTATCTATAAAACTTTTGAGAGCAAACTAGAAGAAAGTGTTAAACTACCCAAAACAGAAACTTTAGTCACATTCCGAGAAATCAACCCTAATATGGCTACAGCAGCTATACCTAACTCCACTCAACATAATGTACCTGGTTGGGCTTTATTTGCTATTTTTTTTATTACCATTCCTCTTTCAGCAAGTATTGTAAAAGAAAAAACTCAAGGCACAGGACTACGCCTTTTCACTAGTCCTCTTCCTTATTGGGCTTTACTTATTGCTAAAATTATTATTTTTCTTATCATCAGCTTGCTACAATTCTGTTTAATGGTTGTAATAGGGGTATATGTATTTCCTTATTTAGGTTTACCTATTTTAGAAGTAGAGGGTAAACTCTTATCACTGCTTATAGTAGCTCTTGCTTCAGGACTTTCAGCTATAGGATTGGGTGTATTGCTTGGAACTCTTGCCAAGACACAAGAACAATCTGCTCCTTTAGGAGCTACTCTTACAGTACTTTTTGCAGCTATTGGAGGCGTATGGATACCTACTTTTGCTATGCCACACTTTATGCAGTTACTTTCTAATATTTCTCCTATGAATTGGGGTCTGCAAGCTTTTTATGATATACTATTACGTAGTGGAAACCTCTCATCTCTTTTCCCAAAAATAAGCGCCCTATTCCTCTTTTTTAGCAGCTGTATTCTAATTGCTATTTACTATGATAAAACCAAAAGAAACATATAA
- a CDS encoding UDP-3-O-(3-hydroxymyristoyl)glucosamine N-acyltransferase, translated as MRFPHLYTLKQIATIINAKFVGDEQFPVLGMNEIHVVQTGDIVFVDHPKYYEKALQSKATIILINKKVECPEGKALLISDDPFRDFNKLTAFFKPFQQAVALIAPSAQIGENTIIQPGAFIGNNVKIGKNCLIHTNVSIYDNCIIGDNVTIHAGTVLGADAFYYKKRPEGFDKLISGGRVVIENDVDLGALCTIDRGVSGDTTIKNGTKIDNQVHIGHDTIVGERCLIASQTGIAGCVVIEDEVTIWGQVGMTSGITVGKKAVILAQSGISKSLEGGQTYFGYPAGEAREKYKEMSALKQLIKQ; from the coding sequence ATGCGTTTCCCTCACCTTTATACCCTCAAACAAATTGCTACTATTATCAATGCTAAATTTGTAGGCGATGAGCAATTCCCAGTACTTGGAATGAATGAAATTCATGTAGTACAAACTGGTGATATAGTTTTTGTAGATCATCCTAAATATTATGAGAAAGCCTTACAATCAAAAGCAACTATTATACTTATAAACAAAAAAGTAGAGTGCCCTGAAGGAAAAGCATTACTCATTTCTGATGATCCTTTCCGTGATTTTAATAAGTTAACAGCTTTTTTCAAACCTTTTCAACAAGCTGTAGCACTCATTGCTCCTTCTGCTCAAATAGGAGAAAATACTATAATACAACCTGGTGCTTTTATTGGTAACAATGTAAAAATAGGTAAAAACTGCCTTATTCATACTAATGTAAGCATTTATGATAATTGTATAATAGGTGATAATGTTACTATTCATGCAGGCACTGTGTTAGGAGCTGATGCTTTTTACTACAAAAAACGTCCTGAAGGTTTTGATAAACTAATATCAGGGGGGCGTGTAGTCATTGAAAATGATGTTGATTTAGGAGCTCTTTGCACTATTGACCGTGGTGTCTCTGGTGACACTACTATTAAAAATGGTACAAAAATTGACAACCAAGTACACATAGGACATGATACGATAGTAGGTGAGCGATGCCTTATCGCGTCACAAACGGGTATTGCAGGATGCGTAGTAATTGAGGATGAAGTAACTATTTGGGGACAAGTAGGAATGACTAGTGGTATTACTGTTGGTAAAAAAGCTGTTATTTTAGCTCAAAGCGGTATATCAAAGTCTTTAGAAGGAGGACAAACTTACTTTGGTTATCCTGCTGGTGAAGCTCGTGAAAAGTATAAAGAAATGAGCGCTTTGAAGCAGCTTATCAAACAATAA
- the efp gene encoding elongation factor P translates to MATTADIKKGLCIRFNHDIYKIIEFLHVKPGKGPAFVRTKLKSVTTGKILDNTFSAGHKIEDVRVETRSFQYLYAEGDQFVFMNNDDFNQVHIRKDMLDYPDLLKEGETVMVIFNAEDETPLSVEMPANVILTVTHVEPGVKGNTATNATKPATVETGAIVNVPLFINEGDRIKVETEKGTYVERMKD, encoded by the coding sequence ATGGCAACAACAGCAGACATCAAAAAAGGATTGTGTATCCGTTTTAACCATGATATTTATAAAATCATTGAATTTTTACATGTTAAACCAGGTAAAGGTCCTGCCTTTGTACGTACTAAACTCAAAAGTGTTACTACAGGAAAAATACTTGATAACACCTTTTCTGCAGGTCATAAAATTGAAGATGTACGTGTTGAGACTCGTTCTTTTCAATATCTCTATGCCGAAGGTGATCAATTCGTGTTTATGAACAATGATGATTTTAATCAAGTACATATTCGTAAAGATATGCTTGATTACCCTGACCTTCTAAAAGAAGGTGAAACTGTAATGGTTATTTTCAATGCTGAAGACGAAACCCCTCTTTCAGTAGAAATGCCTGCTAATGTTATTCTTACTGTTACCCATGTAGAGCCTGGTGTAAAAGGCAATACTGCTACCAATGCAACAAAACCTGCTACAGTCGAAACTGGTGCCATAGTAAATGTTCCTCTCTTTATTAATGAAGGAGATCGTATAAAAGTAGAAACAGAAAAAGGCACTTACGTTGAAAGAATGAAAGACTAA
- the lpxA gene encoding acyl-ACP--UDP-N-acetylglucosamine O-acyltransferase encodes MIQPLAYVHPNAKIAKNVVIEPFTTISKNVEIGEGTWIGPNVTIMEGARIGKNCKIFPGAVISAIPQDLKYKGEETTTHIGDNTTIRECVTVNKGTSDRMRTVIGNNCLIMAYSHIAHDCIIGNDCIFSNSTTLAGHVTIGDFVVMAGMTAVYQFCSVGSYAFVTGGSMVAKDVPPYAKAARNPISYVGVNSIGLHRRGFSTEKIREIQDIYRVLFQKKWSTTHALEYIEAEMEATIERDEILQFVRKSKHGIMKGYHGDLLKD; translated from the coding sequence ATGATTCAACCTTTGGCTTATGTTCATCCTAATGCTAAAATCGCCAAAAATGTAGTGATAGAACCTTTTACTACTATCAGTAAAAATGTAGAGATAGGTGAAGGCACTTGGATAGGGCCTAATGTAACTATTATGGAAGGAGCTCGTATTGGGAAAAATTGTAAAATATTTCCTGGTGCAGTAATTTCAGCTATTCCCCAAGATTTGAAATACAAAGGAGAAGAAACTACTACTCATATAGGTGACAATACTACTATTCGTGAATGTGTAACTGTTAATAAAGGTACTTCTGACCGTATGCGTACAGTAATAGGTAACAACTGCCTTATTATGGCCTATTCACATATTGCTCATGATTGTATTATAGGCAATGATTGTATATTTTCTAACTCTACAACCCTTGCAGGGCATGTTACTATTGGCGATTTTGTGGTAATGGCAGGAATGACTGCTGTGTATCAATTCTGCTCTGTGGGAAGTTATGCTTTTGTTACTGGAGGATCAATGGTAGCAAAGGATGTCCCTCCTTATGCTAAGGCAGCACGAAATCCTATTTCGTATGTAGGTGTAAACTCAATAGGGTTACATAGACGTGGTTTTAGTACTGAAAAAATAAGAGAAATTCAAGATATATACCGTGTACTTTTCCAAAAAAAATGGAGTACTACGCACGCTCTTGAATATATAGAGGCTGAAATGGAAGCTACTATTGAACGTGATGAAATTTTACAATTTGTACGCAAGTCAAAACATGGCATTATGAAAGGTTACCATGGTGACTTACTTAAAGACTAA